A genomic window from Vigna radiata var. radiata cultivar VC1973A chromosome 2, Vradiata_ver6, whole genome shotgun sequence includes:
- the LOC106775888 gene encoding exocyst complex component EXO70E2, giving the protein MEEHKPVISTCEQDQHVVAAAQHILKALAASKNVSSDLRKTLLDVESQLSAISIVNERKGRGIRPLENRLKCVEDKVTRWIANPSMTWDSSPNQSSDYLKVVGEIQTLIQSLESFSVVNDNWRQKELLERAYAVLQDAMSRLERELDHILVEHKQYFEPEYMSFDSKMDMAYDESFREVEDEQVNEVSRSTGSSQSEANIVDLMNPAVLEYLKSIANVMFDSKYHQEFCQVFISSRRNALAEYFVTLKMEKLSIEDVLKLEWQCLNHEMKKWIRAMKIIVQVYLVSEKRLCKHILGDFGSFYQCCFSEISQSFMLLLLNFGEAVAMGAHAPERIFRLLDMHEVLEHLSVDVDKLFFEEVGAFVRGEFHKLLTSIGDTIKSTFLAFRNAIATNNSKTPFPQGGVHHVTKYVMNYITTLVEYGDTLNLLLVEECSTDPAVYKQETSALSLCPVAFYFRSITTALESNLSNKSKLYKDVGLQHIFMMNNIRYMVQKVKCSDLSHFFGDCWLRQHTAEYQRDARCYERVTWGPILSMLKVDNLPNCVSPRTLEKSCKKFCNAFREVYRTQTGWCIQDSQLREDLQISVSQKVVLAYGSYTGRNSLNIADKYIKYTVEDLQTYILDLFQGSPKSLHYTQQRN; this is encoded by the coding sequence ATGGAGGAACATAAACCTGTTATCTCCACTTGTGAACAAGATCAACACGTGGTTGCTGCTGCTCAACACATTTTAAAGGCACTAGCAGCCAGTAAGAATGTGTCCAGTGACTTGAGAAAAACCCTCTTGGATGTTGAGTCCCAATTGTCCGCAATTTCCATAGTCAATGAGAGGAAAGGAAGGGGTATCAGGCCATTAGAGAACCGGCTCAAGTGTGTTGAAGACAAGGTAACGAGGTGGATAGCAAACCCTTCCATGACATGGGACTCTAGTCCCAATCAGTCTTCAGACTATTTGAAAGTTGTTGGTGAAATCCAAACACTGATTCAGAGTTTGGAAAGCTTTTCTGTGGTGAATGATAATTGGAGGCAGAAGGAACTTCTTGAGAGAGCATATGCAGTTTTGCAGGATGCTATGTCCAGGCTTGAGAGAGAATTAGACCACATTCTTGTTGAACATAAGCAGTACTTTGAGCCTGAATACATGTCTTTCGATTCTAAAATGGATATGGCATATGATGAATCATTTCGTGAAGTGGAGGATGAACAAGTTAACGAGGTCAGCAGGAGTACCGGTTCTAGCCAATCCGAGGCCAACATTGTTGATCTGATGAATCCAGCAGTACTTGAGTATCTCAAGAGCATTGCAAATGTCATGTTTGACTCAAAATACCATCAGGAGTTCTGTCAGGTCTTCATTTCATCCAGAAGGAATGCCTTGGCTGAGTATTTTGTTACTCTTAAGATGGAAAAATTAAGCATTGAGGATGTGCTGAAACTGGAGTGGCAGTGCTTGAACCATGAGATGAAGAAATGGATACGAGCCATGAAGATCATTGTTCAGGTGTATCTTGTCAGTGAGAAAAGATTGTGCAAACACATCCTTGGGGACTTTGGATCCTTTTATCAGTGTTGCTTTTCTGAAATTTCTCAGAGTTTTATGCTTCTCCTTTTGAATTTTGGAGAGGCCGTGGCAATGGGAGCACACGCCCCAGAAAGAATATTTCGTTTGCTTGATATGCATGAGGTTTTGGAGCATCTTTCAGTGGATGTAGATAAATTGTTCTTTGAAGAAGTTGGTGCTTTTGTCAGAGGAGAGTTTCACAAGCTTCTAACGAGCATTGGTGACACTATTAAGTCTACATTTCTGGCATTCAGAAATGCTATTGCAACTAACAATTCAAAGACTCCTTTTCCTCAAGGGGGTGTTCACCATGTTACCAAGTATGTGATGAATTACATCACGACACTAGTTGAATATGGTGACACCCTTAATCTCCTTCTTGTTGAAGAATGTTCAACTGATCCTGCAGTCTATAAACAAGAAACATCAGCTCTGTCACTCTGTCCAGTGGCCTTCTACTTTCGGTCAATCACCACAGCTCTAGAATCCAACTTGAGCAACAAGTCCAAACTATACAAAGATGTAGGTTTGCAACATATTTTCATGATGAACAACATTCGTTACATGGTGCAAAAGGTGAAGTGCTCTGATCTAAGCCACTTTTTTGGAGACTGCTGGCTTCGGCAGCACACTGCTGAGTATCAGCGCGATGCAAGGTGTTATGAGAGAGTGACTTGGGGTCCAATACTTTCTATGCTTAAGGTTGATAATTTGCCAAATTGTGTTTCACCCAGAACTTTGGAGAAAAGCTGCAAAAAGTTTTGCAATGCCTTTCGTGAAGTGTACAGGACCCAGACGGGGTGGTGCATCCAAGACTCTCAACTTCGTGAGGATCTACAAATTTCTGTGTCTCAGAAAGTGGTTCTTGCATACGGATCATACACTGGAAGAAACTCATTAAACATTGCAGATAAGTATATCAAGTACACTGTTGAGGATCTACAAACTTATATTTTGGACCTTTTTCAAGGGTCGCCAAAATCTTTGCACTACACTCAGCAAAGAAATTGA
- the LOC111240611 gene encoding uncharacterized protein LOC111240611: protein MADGGNRSPISTHLEPNPFGEAHPYPMSNSTSSSSSSQNPFLFVSDATKTNNVGAYANQTEHDHLHSFSAMNQERSGMTNNSVNGLPGGLLDSHLSMSPHTNESSPGNPFHVPTSSTVGSESHHTLPSPERGHWSVPSSEARTQPFNTHDETLDPFPGQLSDPLFSLESAKNQQRADATTTPMSEQHDPFSVTNERQPHSASSATKSPQKRGKDVKFATEICDDDIPISSFPNHGQQHSDGLPAFGNGSEKQNPPIQVMERPENPSSSSDYRFPSHVFDRHKSNTQWSTASNESLFSIQMGNTSFSSDLGWITKSGEMERLSDMNTSGSPFHGNQPPLPPQHQSPATKFTDMCHSTAKQHEGSKVTEEKAAETMREVIMESSIKRSSLSNADLTYPGRASYSDMHCSSDTHSRHSDGSTISFAFNVFTDGEKALSAKHEEEKKKQQTQPAQQSTEATSDAVQAPKQAPNAPQNKSWLSCFPCC, encoded by the exons ATGGCAGATGGGGGAAATAGAAGTCCAATTAGCACCCACTTGGAGCCTAACCCTTTTGGTGAAGCTCATCCTTATCCAATGTCAAATAGCAcatcctcctcttcatcatcacAAAACCCCTTCTTATTCGTGAGTGATGCCACCAAAACTAACAATGTTGGTGCATATGCAAATCAAACGGAGCATGACCATCTACATTCATTTTCTGCCATGAATCAAGAAAGAAGTGGCATGACTAACAATAGTGTTAATGGACTTCCGGGTGGTCTGCTAGACTCCCATTTATCAATGTCACCGCATACCAATGAATCATCACCAGGGAATCCCTTCCATGTGCCAACAAGTTCAACCGTTGGTAGTGAAAGTCATCATACACTTCCTTCACCGGAGCGAGGTCATTGGAGCGTGCCTAGTAGCGAAGCAAGGACACAGCCTTTTAACACTCATGATGAAACACTTGATCCCTTTCCAGGCCAACTATCAGACCCCTTATTCTCATTAGAATCAGCAAAAAACCAACAACGAGCTGATGCTACTACCACCCCAATGAGTGAACAGCATGACCCATTTTCAGTTACAAATGAAAGACAACCCCATTCTGCAAGTTCCGCCACGAAATCACCTCAAAAACGGGGAAAGGATGTTAAGTTCGCTACCGAAATATGTGATGATGATATCCCAATCAGTTCTTTTCCCAACCATGGACAACAACATAGTGATGGTTTGCCTGCCTTCGGCAATGgttcagaaaaacaaaatcctcCGATACAGGTAATGGAGCGTCCAGAGaatccttcatcttcttccgATTATAGGTTTCCATCTCATGTGTTTGATAGACACAAATCAAACACCCAATGGAGCACTGCCTCTAATGAATCATTGTTCAGCATTCAAATGGGAAACACGAGTTTCTCAAGTGATTTGGGTTGGATTACTAAATCTGGCGAAATGGAAAGACTCAGTGACATGAACACGTCTGGTTCACCATTTCATGGAAACCAGCCCCCACTCCCACCTCAACACCAATCCCCAGCAACAAAATTCACTGATATGTGCCATAGCACTGCCAAACAACATGAAGGTTCAAAAGTGACTGAAGAAAAAGCTGCCGAGACAATGAGAGAGGTTATAATGGAAAGCAGCATAAAAAGAAGTAGCCTAAGTAACGCGGATTTGACATATCCTGGACGGGCATCATATTCTGATATGCATTGTAGTTCTGACACTCATTCTCGTCATTCAGATGGCAGCACCATATCCTTTGCGTTCAATGT ATTTACTGATGGAGAAAAAGCTCTTTCAGCAAAGCAtgaagaggagaagaaaaagcaGCAGACACAGCCAGCGCAGCAGAGCACCGAAGCAACATCAGATGCAGTTCAGGCACCCAAGCAAGCCCCAAATGCTCCTCAGAACAAATCGTGGCTATCTTGCTTCCCATGCTGTTGA
- the LOC106755913 gene encoding ninja-family protein 2 isoform X1 gives MHMFSFREKPVPSRGKPFPFSFVSMERCYNEQAYTSKKIDLTLKLSPCSENAEERKLTRSSSVEGEASGVQWGPYLGRSCSLPAEKQRSVTLHSPQVFAWVAASAVNVNTPSSLPQLKAHPILSQASELQGLRDSAKGVALKIQTSTQQDNNSMASKKTRTKKISARHGETKLENQAKRHKVGNYCSLKGDVMEILRGMPSVSATGDGPDGKRIEGFLYKYRSGHVCIVCVCHGSFLTPAEFVKHAGGKEVANPMKHITVFSNSF, from the exons ATGCATATGTTTTCTTTCAGAGAGAAACCTGTTCCGTCCAGgggaaaaccttttcctttctcCTTTGTTTCGATGGag AGGTGTTACAACGAACAAGCATACACGTCCAAGAAAATAGACCTCACTCTGAAGCTTTCTCCTTGCAGTGAGAATGCAGAAGAAAGAAAGTTGACAAGGTCATCATCAGTAGAGGGTGAGGCAAGTGGGGTCCAGTGGGGCCCTTATCTTGGCAGATCTTGTTCACTGCCAGCAGAGAAGCAGAGGAGCGTGACCTTACACTCACCTCAAGTGTTTGCCTGGGTGGCTGCTTCTGCTGTCAATGTCAATACACCATCATCACTTCCCCAACTCAAGGCACACCCAATTCTTTCTCAGGCTTCAGAGCTTCAGG GTCTGAGAGATTCAGCCAAAGGAGTTGCTTTGAAAATCCAAACTTCAACCCAGCAAGACAACAATTCCATGGCTTCTAAGAAGACAAGGACCAAGAAAATTTCAGCtaggcatggtgaaactaaGCTGGAGAATCAGGCGAAGAGACATAAAGTTGGGAACTACTGCAGTCTTAAAGGTGATGTAATGGAGATCCTGAGAGGGATGCCAAGTGTGAGTGCAACTGGAGATGGCCCTGATGGGAAGAGAATAGAAGGGTTTCTGTACAAGTACAGAAGTGGTCACGTGTGTATTGTTTGTGTCTGCCATGGTAGTTTTCTCACTCCAGCTGAGTTTGTGAAGCATGCTGGGGGCAAGGAAGTGGCCAATCCCATGAAGCATATCACTGTTTTTTCTAACTCATTTTAG
- the LOC106755913 gene encoding ninja-family protein 2 isoform X2 — protein sequence MERCYNEQAYTSKKIDLTLKLSPCSENAEERKLTRSSSVEGEASGVQWGPYLGRSCSLPAEKQRSVTLHSPQVFAWVAASAVNVNTPSSLPQLKAHPILSQASELQGLRDSAKGVALKIQTSTQQDNNSMASKKTRTKKISARHGETKLENQAKRHKVGNYCSLKGDVMEILRGMPSVSATGDGPDGKRIEGFLYKYRSGHVCIVCVCHGSFLTPAEFVKHAGGKEVANPMKHITVFSNSF from the exons ATGGag AGGTGTTACAACGAACAAGCATACACGTCCAAGAAAATAGACCTCACTCTGAAGCTTTCTCCTTGCAGTGAGAATGCAGAAGAAAGAAAGTTGACAAGGTCATCATCAGTAGAGGGTGAGGCAAGTGGGGTCCAGTGGGGCCCTTATCTTGGCAGATCTTGTTCACTGCCAGCAGAGAAGCAGAGGAGCGTGACCTTACACTCACCTCAAGTGTTTGCCTGGGTGGCTGCTTCTGCTGTCAATGTCAATACACCATCATCACTTCCCCAACTCAAGGCACACCCAATTCTTTCTCAGGCTTCAGAGCTTCAGG GTCTGAGAGATTCAGCCAAAGGAGTTGCTTTGAAAATCCAAACTTCAACCCAGCAAGACAACAATTCCATGGCTTCTAAGAAGACAAGGACCAAGAAAATTTCAGCtaggcatggtgaaactaaGCTGGAGAATCAGGCGAAGAGACATAAAGTTGGGAACTACTGCAGTCTTAAAGGTGATGTAATGGAGATCCTGAGAGGGATGCCAAGTGTGAGTGCAACTGGAGATGGCCCTGATGGGAAGAGAATAGAAGGGTTTCTGTACAAGTACAGAAGTGGTCACGTGTGTATTGTTTGTGTCTGCCATGGTAGTTTTCTCACTCCAGCTGAGTTTGTGAAGCATGCTGGGGGCAAGGAAGTGGCCAATCCCATGAAGCATATCACTGTTTTTTCTAACTCATTTTAG